One genomic segment of Arachis duranensis cultivar V14167 chromosome 4, aradu.V14167.gnm2.J7QH, whole genome shotgun sequence includes these proteins:
- the LOC107483518 gene encoding pathogenesis-related protein STH-2-like, producing the protein MGVTATFTHEFCSSVAPPRLFKGLITDSSNLLPKLLPQLIKDVTIIQGDGEAGTIEQVNFAQAIPFKYLKHRIDVVDKENLVCKYTMIEGDPLGEKLESIAYEVNFEANSDGGCICKMTSKYNAIGDAEIKEEEVKEGRESSIGICRVVEAYLLKNPQIYA; encoded by the exons atgggtGTCACAGCAACATTCACACATGAGTTTTGTTCCTCTGTTGCTCCGCCACGCCTTTTCAAGGGCTTGATCACAGACTCAAGTAATTTGCTTCCAAAGCTATTACCACAGTTGATTAAAGATGTCACCATTATCCAAGGAGATGGAGAAGCTGGAACCATTGAACAAGTTAACTTTGCACAAG CTATCCCCTTCAAATATCTAAAACACAGGATTGATGTGGTTGATAAGGAAAACCTGGTGTGCAAATACACTATGATTGAAGGGGATCCATTGGGAGAAAAGCTTGAGTCTATAGCTTATGAGGTGAATTTTGAGGCCAATAGTGATGGAGGTTGCATATGTAAAATGACTAGCAAATACAATGCCATAGGTGATGCTGAAATTAAGGAGGAAGAAGTAAAGGAAGGAAGAGAAAGCTCCATTGGAATTTGTAGGGTTGTGGAAGCCTACCTATTGAAGAATCCACAAATTTAtgcttaa
- the LOC107483519 gene encoding heavy metal-associated isoprenylated plant protein 20 isoform X2, which produces MYTSMVPAELQKPRVTEVHVRMDCQGCVQKIKKALSGINGIYDLYIDYPQQKITIIGWADPEKILKAIKKTRKIATISNIDLPTDVPQPPPQEEAEPTQQPEPEANSEKAPEPAQEEAPPLPEEPLKGEPPTKVTSPRPPENNNECHCQNPPPSTPETRDVGEVHVMHQHHPYNYVNRYDFGHNYVGYSDRFQYQNRNMPMFLGERPQHVHVTHSYNAYRPSPYVTEYEYVRSPLMSG; this is translated from the exons aTGTACACTTCCATGGTTCCAGCTGAATTGCAG AAACCTCGAGTAACAGAGGTACATGTTCGAATGGACTGTCAAGGATGCGTGCAGAAGATCAAGAAAGCACTCTCCGGCATCAATG GTATATATGATCTATATATTGATTACCCCCAACAGAAGATAACAATCATAGGTTGGGCAGATCCAGAAAAGATTCTCAAGGCAATCAAGAAGACAAGGAAAATTGCCACCATTTCCAATATAGATCTTCCAACCGATGTGCCGCAACCACCACCACAAGAAGAAGCAGAACCAACACAACAACCAGAACCTGAAGCAAATTCAGAAAAGGCACCTGAACCAGCACAAGAAGAAGCACCACCACTACCAGAGGAACCCCTGAAAGGCGAACCACCAACCAAGGTAACATCACCAAGACCTCCAGAGAATAATAATGAATGTCATTGCCAGAATCCACCACCTAGCACCCCGGAAACTAGAGATGTTGGAGAGGTTCATGTGATGCACCAACATCACCCATATAACTATGTGAACAGATATGATTTTGGCCATAACTATGTAGGATATTCGGATAGATTTCAATACCAGAATAGGAATATGCCAATGTTTCTAGGAGAGCGACCCCAACATGTTCATGTGACACATAGCTACAATGCTTATAGGCCATCACCTTATGTCACTGAATATGAGTATGTTAGGTcaccactgatgagcggataa
- the LOC107483519 gene encoding heavy metal-associated isoprenylated plant protein 25 isoform X3, with protein sequence MYTSMVPAELQILQKPRVTEVHVRMDCQGCVQKIKKALSGINGIYDLYIDYPQQKITIIGWADPEKILKAIKKTRKIATISNIDLPTDVPQPPPQEEAEPTQQPEPEANSEKAPEPAQEEAPPLPEEPLKGEPPTKVISD encoded by the exons aTGTACACTTCCATGGTTCCAGCTGAATTGCAG ATACTGCAGAAACCTCGAGTAACAGAGGTACATGTTCGAATGGACTGTCAAGGATGCGTGCAGAAGATCAAGAAAGCACTCTCCGGCATCAATG GTATATATGATCTATATATTGATTACCCCCAACAGAAGATAACAATCATAGGTTGGGCAGATCCAGAAAAGATTCTCAAGGCAATCAAGAAGACAAGGAAAATTGCCACCATTTCCAATATAGATCTTCCAACCGATGTGCCGCAACCACCACCACAAGAAGAAGCAGAACCAACACAACAACCAGAACCTGAAGCAAATTCAGAAAAGGCACCTGAACCAGCACAAGAAGAAGCACCACCACTACCAGAGGAACCCCTGAAAGGCGAACCACCAACCAAG gtaatttctgactga
- the LOC107483519 gene encoding heavy metal-associated isoprenylated plant protein 6 isoform X1, translating to MYTSMVPAELQILQKPRVTEVHVRMDCQGCVQKIKKALSGINGIYDLYIDYPQQKITIIGWADPEKILKAIKKTRKIATISNIDLPTDVPQPPPQEEAEPTQQPEPEANSEKAPEPAQEEAPPLPEEPLKGEPPTKVTSPRPPENNNECHCQNPPPSTPETRDVGEVHVMHQHHPYNYVNRYDFGHNYVGYSDRFQYQNRNMPMFLGERPQHVHVTHSYNAYRPSPYVTEYEYVRSPLMSG from the exons aTGTACACTTCCATGGTTCCAGCTGAATTGCAG ATACTGCAGAAACCTCGAGTAACAGAGGTACATGTTCGAATGGACTGTCAAGGATGCGTGCAGAAGATCAAGAAAGCACTCTCCGGCATCAATG GTATATATGATCTATATATTGATTACCCCCAACAGAAGATAACAATCATAGGTTGGGCAGATCCAGAAAAGATTCTCAAGGCAATCAAGAAGACAAGGAAAATTGCCACCATTTCCAATATAGATCTTCCAACCGATGTGCCGCAACCACCACCACAAGAAGAAGCAGAACCAACACAACAACCAGAACCTGAAGCAAATTCAGAAAAGGCACCTGAACCAGCACAAGAAGAAGCACCACCACTACCAGAGGAACCCCTGAAAGGCGAACCACCAACCAAGGTAACATCACCAAGACCTCCAGAGAATAATAATGAATGTCATTGCCAGAATCCACCACCTAGCACCCCGGAAACTAGAGATGTTGGAGAGGTTCATGTGATGCACCAACATCACCCATATAACTATGTGAACAGATATGATTTTGGCCATAACTATGTAGGATATTCGGATAGATTTCAATACCAGAATAGGAATATGCCAATGTTTCTAGGAGAGCGACCCCAACATGTTCATGTGACACATAGCTACAATGCTTATAGGCCATCACCTTATGTCACTGAATATGAGTATGTTAGGTcaccactgatgagcggataa
- the LOC107483516 gene encoding probable polygalacturonase yields MLVALLLLLAWSNAVIIVDGYGGQCSLNPTLDPRPHSVSILEFGAVGDGKTLNTIPFQNAVFYLKSFADKGGAQLYVPPGKWLTGSFNLTSHLTLFLEKGATIIGSQDPTHWDVVKPLPSYGRGLEVPGGRYQSLINGYQLHDVVITGNNGTINGMGSVWWEWFTLHTLNHSRPHLIELVESDYVVVSNLTILNAPAYAIHPVYCSYVHIQNVSISAPAESPFTVGIVPDSSNNVCIEDCIVAMGHDAISLKSGWDEYGVAYGRPTENVHIRRVTLSAFSGSTLAFGSEMSGGLSNVFVEHSHVLDSDKGVQFRTTRGRGGYMKEIVISDIQMDNVYVAIAATGHCGSSDFVNPEPCPELRNPTNSSSSCFYLLSTSGRKASAL; encoded by the exons ATGCTT GTGGCATTGCTCTTGCTTCTGGCATGGAGCAATGCCGTGATAATTGTTGATGGATATGGTGGACAATGTAGTTTGAATCCAACACTTGATCCTAGACCACACAGTGTCTCAATTCTTGAGTTTGGTGCTGTTGGAGATGGCAAAACACTCAACACAATCCCTTTCCAAAATGCTGTCTTCTATCTCAAGTCATTCGCTGATAAAGGCGGCGCTCAGCTCTATGTGCCGCCCGGAAAATGGCTCACAGGAAGCTTCAACCTCACTAGCCACCTTACCCTTTTTTTGGAAAAAGGTGCTACTATTATTGGATCTCAG GATCCAACTCATTGGGATGTTGTAAAGCCCTTACCTTCTTATGGCCGAGGGCTCGAAGTTCCCGGGGGACGATACCAGAGCTTGATCAATGGATACCAGTTACATGATGTGGTCATAACAG GTAACAATGGAACCATCAACGGCATGGGATCTGTTTGGTGGGAGTGGTTTACCTTGCATACACTGAATCATAGCCGTCCTCATCTGATTGAACTCGTCGAATCTGATTATGTGGTAGTTTCAAATCTCACAATCTTGAATGCCCCGGCATACGCAATACACCCTGTTTATTGCAG CTATGTACATATTCAAAATGTATCAATTTCTGCTCCTGCAGAATCACCTTTTACTGTTGGTATAGTTCCTG attcttctaaTAATGTTTGTATAGAAGATTGCATTGTTGCTATGGGACATGATGCAATTTCTCTTAAAAGTGGTTGGGATGAGTATGGTGTTGCCTATGGTAGACCAACAGAGAATGTACACATTAGAAGGGTGACTTTGAGTGCATTTTCTGGCTCTACTCTTGCATTTGGTAGTGAAATGTCTGGTGGTCTTTCGAATGTTTTCGTGGAACATTCTCATGTTCTCGACTCAGATAAAGGCGTCCAGTTCAGAACAACCAGAGGTAGAGGTGGTTACATGAAAGAAATTGTTATATCTGACATACAAATGGACAATGTCTATGTTGCGATTGCGGCCACAGGTCATTGTG GATCTTCGGATTTTGTCAATCCTGAACCTTGTCCAGAACTTCGGAACCCTACAAACTCTTCCTCGTCGTGTTTCTACTTACTGAGTACCAGTGGAAGAAAAGCCTCAGCACTGTGA